AGGGATATACAGATTATGGTAGTTTAAAATGGATGGAAGAGGATTACAACTACTGGTCAGCAACATCAAGAGATACATTATACCAAGAATTCGAAAACTGGTACGATAACAATAAAGCCAGTATTACTGGTCCATATATAGTAATCGTCAGTTACGGTCCTGGTGGTGAAACCATAGATGCCCTGATAAGAAAATATGAAAGTCAGGGTAGAGCGGTTTTAAACCTGTTTCAGAGTGAACAAACCCCTGCTACCAGTGTTTTACTGGAAGAACTGGTGATTGGGATTGGTGGTAATGGACCCCTGGAAAGGGGAGTTTCGGCAATCACATCACTCTACAGTTTTTCACTAAACTATGCAAACTTCACAAATGGAAACGGAGCCCTAAGTGAACTGGAAGCCATTAATCTGGCAGTAATCAAAGGGATCCAGTTATACGAGGAGAGCAGTTTAACCAGTCCACTGGGTGCTCAGGCAGAATGGACCTATGCTGTAACATACCCTTACTTTGAAGGAGTTTTCAGTCCCATTGTAATATCTTACAATGATGAAAATGGAGTGGAACATCCCCTGGATGCAGGAGTGCAAAAATTAGTCACCATGACTAACATGTGGGCCAAACTCAAGGAATTACCCAATACTGAGAAGAAAATAGCCATAATACTCTACAATTATCCACCAGGAAAGGCAGAAATGGGAGCATCCTACTTGAATGTTTTCCAGAGTGTGCATGACCTTCTGGTGAAACTGAAGGATGCCGGTTATGATATTGGAACTGAAAAAATACCCACTGCCAGTGAACTCTTCACACAGGTGGCTGAATTTGGAAATAAGGGTAGTTGGGCACAACAACTTCTAGATCAGTATGTACAAGACAACCTGGAATCACTACAACTCAACGGGCAACTGGTTAATCCAACCATTTACCTAACCTGGTTCAACCAGTTACCAGTAGCTTTACAACAGCAAGTTATAGAAAAATGGGGTGATGCCCTGGGTGATATTATGGTTTCTTCTGAATCGATAGTAATTCCAGGTATAATGTTAGGCAACGTGTTTATCACGGTACAGCCCAGCAGAGGATGGGAAGAAGTAGAGGACTACCATGACTCCTATCTACCACCGCACCATCAGTACATAGCATTCTATAAATGGCTGGAAGAAGTTTTTGGAGCCAATGCCATGATACACATGGGGACCCACGGCACTCTGGAGTGGTTACCAGGAAGGAACATTGGCTTGCAAGAAGATGACTGGCCATTCCAGTTATCTAACATACCAAACATTAACCCCTACATAGTATCCAACCCAGGGGAAGGTTTAGTCGCAAAAGACAGGGCTAATGCACTTATAATAGACCACATGACACCAGCAATGGTAAGGTCCAATTTGTATGGTGACTTGGTGGTTATGCATGATCTGATACACCAGTACCAGAATGCGTTGAACCTGGGCAATAACCAGATTCTATCTGCACTGAAAACACAGATAACAGCAAAATCAAATGAATTAGGCCTTCAAAACCAGCAAAGTGGACAAAACTTTACAGAATGGTTGGAAAAAATTCATCTGCAGTTACACGAAATTGAAAACGACGTCATACCCCTTGGTTTACACAGTTTGGGCCAGGTTTTAACTGGTGATGAACTGGTGGAAGAAATATTCACCATAGCTTCATCCATGACCCACATAATGGATCATATGAAAACTCTGCTTTACCCAGCAATAACAGTGAACTACTATGATATGCAGCAAGACACTCAGTATGAGGATGAACTGGATGCCATAGATACTCAAGTCAGAGCCTACATATCAAGAATAGCAAATGGTGAGGATCCAAGTAATATGGGCATTACCAACGCAGATCTACTGGCTGATCTTGAGTACTGTAAGGAGACCATCAACAAAATCAGGGACAATCAGGAATGGGAAAATCTCCTAAACGCTCTTAACGGAGGATTTGTCACATCTGGATTAGGAGCTGACCCTGCCTATGCAGATGTTCTACCCACAGGTGTTAACTTCTACGGTGCCAACCCCAAGAAAATGCCTACAGAAGCTGCATGGAACACTGCCAAGGAAATAGTAGACCAACTGTTAACAAACTACTACTTGGAGCATGGCAAATTCCCGGAAACCATCGGAATGGTCATGTGGGGAACTGAACTACTCAGAACCGATGCAATATCCATAGCAGAGTTTCTGTACCTTTTAGGTGTCCAACCAGTGTGGAGTGATAATAAAGATGTACAACCAGTACCTCAACTGATTCCACTGGAGAATTTGACCATTACCATTGATGGTGTCACCTTTAAAAGACCAAGAATTGATGTATTCACCACAGCAGTCACTGGAAATGAGATATGGATAAATCTCATGAACAATGCAGTTAAAGTAGCTGCAGAAGCACCAGAAGAAACTGAGGAGGAAAATTACGTCAAAAAACATTTCTCTGAAAATGACTCATTGGATCGTGTCTTTGGTCTTAGAGGGCTGGTTTTAGAGGGAACGGGGGTCTGTGACCTGGTACCTAACACCAGTAAATGGGATACCAGTGATGAATTGGCCAGTGTCTATCTATCCAGGGTTTCATATGCATGGAGATCAACAGAAGACGGAGTCCAGATCAGTCAAAACAGAAACACCTTCCAGTACCTTCTGGGTAACATGGACATGGTAACTCAAACTATTGACAGCACCTGGAGATTACTGGACACTGATGACTACTATGACTGGTTCGGTGGAATGTACTTAGCATCCCAGAACATGGGTGCAAATCCTGATGCAATACTGGCAGATATCCGTAACAAAAACAATGTGATAACCAGAACTGCACAGCAAGAGGTGGAACTGGAGATAAGATCCCAGCTTTTAAACCCCACCTACCAGGACTCACTACTGAGCACGGCCAGTGGTTGGATGGAATATGCCTCCCGTTATGAGAACCTGTTTGGAATGCAAGCCACCACTGGATGCGTATCCAATGAGATGTGGACTCTGGCAGCCCAAAATCTCTTAAATGACAGATTCAATGTAAACTCGGACTATCATGCCTATGCCGCTCAGAGTATGTTGGGATGGGTTGTTGAAGCTTCCAGAAGAGGTATGTGGCAAGCAGATGCACAGTTACTATCTGATCTAAAAGATAAGTACATGCAGATTGCTACAGAATATGGAGTGTGCTGCTGCCACCACACCTGCGGAAACCTAGCATTCAACCAGTACATGATTACAGGTTCATCTCTGAGCACAGCACAATTACAACAGTTTGCTGATGTTTTACAGGGCGCAACCGGGGAATTAGTCACTGTGGGAATTAAGGGAAGTACAGGACAAACTGGTCAGAGTACAGATCAAAGCAGTATTACTGGTCAGACCAGTAGTGGAAGTTCATCCTCTGCTAGTGTTTCTCCAGGAGATGTTGGTGCATCTCAGGAAGTTTCAGCATCTGGAGAACAAACCGGTACCACTGGAGAAGGCACTGCTTATGAAGTCTCACAGGCAGGTCAACAGTCTTCAGACCAGTCTAGCATGCCTGTAGTAGCCATTGTTGGAGTGATAATATTAGTAGGTTTGGTAGGTGTTGGATACTTCCGAAGTAGCATACGGGAATTCTTCAAAAGATAGGAATTTTCCCCTAATTTCTTTTTTTTGGGAATTTTTATTTATTTTTTAAAGACAAAAAACTTAAAAACCTATTAAAATTTTGATTAAGGTTTTTTTTAAATTGTGATGTCACTTTTTTCTACTTGAATCTTAAACAATAAATAAAATTTACTTTAATTGTTATCAATTAAAATGAAATATTTATATAATACAATCCACCTTACCTTTTTTAAAGTGTAGTTGAATCTAATCAATTATGCTTAGAAAAAAACAAAGGAGGTGAAAATATAAGAAAACAAGCGATTTTACTAGTAACGACAATTGTTTTCGCACTGCTCCTGTGTGGAGCGGTATCAGCAGAAGATTCACAGGGGGGTGATGGTAATAATTCAAGTGACTTACCCAGGATTGCCATTGTAACTAGTTATACCAATAACGTGATTACAGTAAACAATTTATCAACAGATCCAGAGATTTCCAGTAAAGTTAATGTAACAGCTTATCCGGGTCGTTCAGTTGATAATTTAACCTATGATAGTTATGATTTGAGCAATCATGATGTAATAGTCTTAGAAGCTCTTATAGCGTCAGTTGTGGATACTGTGACACCCACAGTACTGGAAGCCAGAAACAATGGAGCTTATGTTATTGCCATTGGAAATTCTACTGCAGCTTATAATCTACATAATGTGGACCTTCAAGACCCGCAGTATTCAAATATATCCGAATATTTCCAGTATCCTTCGTCAGCAAACTTCAAACAGCTTTTACTGCTTTTAGGAGTTAAATTCTGTAATTGTACTGCTGATGTACAACCCCCAGTGTCAAGACCCCTTTATGGGATATACCATCCGGATGCAACAGAGATTTACAGTAATTTAACAGATTACCTTAATTGGTACAGTACAACTAGTCAGTATAATCCTTCTAATCCAACAGTAGGGATTGTAACAGGTTCTAAATACACAGATATGTCAAGAGATTCTCCTTTAATCGATGCACTGATCCGATCATTCGAATCAAAAAATGTCAATGTTGTTGCAGCTACCTATACCTCGACTAATCCTAATATAGGATTTTTCATGAAAGATGGAGTGTCATTTGTGGATGCCCTGGTAGTCATAGCAAGGGGAGCTACATTAAACTCCAAAAACCAGTCTGCAGGTATAGAAGATCTGAAAAAATTAAACGTACCAGTGATTAACGGGATCAGATTATTCACATCCACTGTCACTGCTTGGGAAGAAAGTCCCTACGGGGTTCCTACAAATGAACTGTGTTATGTAACCTATGCAGAAACAGATGGTATAATTGAACCTATTGTCATCAGTGGAAAGGAAATCAACCCTGAAACTGGACTACAATACAATAAACCAATTGATTATCAGATTGCATGGTTGACTGAAAGAACCATTTCCTGGATGAATCTCCACAGAATGGATAACTGGGAAAAGAAAATAGTAATCACATATTACAGTGAAGGCGGAGGAAAGGCTAATGTTGGTGCAGATATTGACTACTATTTGGACACACCAGCCAGTCTTGCCAAACTCCTGGCAGCACTCAAAGAAAGAGGATACAACGTTGGAACTGATCCACTACCTGATACAACTGAACTTGCTAACTTAATGACACAAGTAGGAAGTAACATCGGGACCTGGGCTCCAGGAGAACTGGAAAACCGGGTTCAAAGTGGTAATGTAATACTCATACCCGAAACTTTATACTTGCAATGGTTCAGTGAGTTAGCTGCTGATAAACAGGCAGAGATGATAGAACAGTGGGGACTTGCACCGGGAGAACTCATGGTTTATGAGAATGAAACTGGAAAGTACATTGTCATCCCTAAGATCCAGTACGGTAACATTTTATTGGTACCAGAACCAGTATGGGGATGGCTCCAAGATAATTCTACCCTTTATAACACTGGAACTCTCCCACCCACTCATGACTGCCTGGCATTCTACTTCTGGATGAATAGAGTATACGGTGCAGATGCCATATTCTCCATATTCAGTATAGTAGAGCTGATGCCCGGTAAACAGGTTGGTTTATCTGCACATGATTGGGGTGCCATCCTACTCCAGGATATGCCCATAATCCACGTACTGCCTATGGACGCCACAGGACAATTTGACAGACGACGAGCTAACATGCTTATTGTCGACTTTTTAACCCCTATAATCGTTCCATCTGGTTTGTACGGAGAGTTAGCAGATTTGGATCAGGACATAAATCTTTACAACTCAGCAACTGATTCAGCATTAAAAAGTGGATATAAAGATGATATCATAGAGAAATGCGAAAATTTAGGTCTTGATCAAGATTTAAACGTAAATCTAGATAGCATTGCCAATGACACTTCTTTATTTGAATCATTTTTAGGTTCGCTGAAAAGTTACCTGCAGCAGTTAAAAACAACTTACATGCCCTATGGTTCCCACACACTCGGTGAAACACCCAATGCTACCAATCCTTTAAACGGCACAGCTTTAGTGGCCATGATCGAGGCCATGTTAGGTGATGACTTTAAAGGTGAAGTGGCCCTGATAAATCCAACAGAAGGACTCACCACACAACTTTTGAGTGAAGTTCTCATCAACAATCTTACTCCGGAAGCTGCTCAGAACTTGGTTCTGGGAACAGTGTCCAGTGATGTTACTACCTACTTGAACCTGGCATTGGACTATGCCAGCAGGATAGCAGACTGTAGCTGTGAGATAACCGGAATTTTGGATGCTCTGGAAGGTAAATACATCCCACCAGGCCCCAACGGAGATCCGGTAAGAAATCCAGATGCTTTACCCACAGGAAGAGATCTTCATACTTTTGATTCAAGGATAATACCCACTAAACAGGCACAAGATGATGCTAAAGTTTTGGTAGATCAGTTACTGGCTGATCAACTCCAAAAAAATGGAAGTTACCCTCAGAAGGTGGCATTCGTGCTCTGGTCTGTTGAGACATCTCGACATCAGGGTATAATGGAGTCTGAAATATTCTATCTGCTGGGAGTAAAACCAGTAAGGGATTCAAGAGGTAGAGTTAAGGATGTTGAACTCATAGATTCTGCTGAACTAGGAAGACCTCGAATTGACGTGGTGATCACAGTCTCTGGATTATACCGTGATATGTATTCTAATGTGGTACAACTATTAGACAAAGCAATTCGCTTAGCTGCTCAGGCCAATGATACAGAATACTCTAACTATGTCAAAGAACACTCCGAAGCAATATACCAGTCACTTCTCAGTGAAGGTTACAGTGAAGATGAAGCCCAAAGTCTTTCAATGTCCAGGATATTCTGTGAACCACCCGGTGCATACTCACCCGGAATTCAGGAAGTGATACCTGCCAGTGAAACATGGAATAGTACTGATGAGGTGGCAGATTTTTACCTGGAAAGAATGAGTTATGTATATGGAAATGACATGTGGGGTGAACATTCAAGCAGCTTGTTCCAAAAAGTCCTTAATGGAGTGGAAGTATGCGAATTTAGCCGTTCTTCGAATGTGTATGGTGTTTTGGACCATCCAATGGTTGCTGCATATTTCGGAGGAATGGGTATGGCCATTGAAAGAGTTTCTGGAACTTATCCTGAGATGTACATCAACAACTTAAGAGAATCCGGTGACTATAAAGTCCAGACTTTGAGTCAGTTCTTCTATCAAGACCTTCGTACCAGGTATCTGAATCCTAAATGGATCACTGGTATGATGGAACATGGTCAGGATGGAACCCGATATATGGATACGTTCGTTGAAGATGTATGGATGTGGCAGACCACAACACCAGGTCTGGTCACTGAAGACACATGGGACAGTATTTATGAGACTTATATTCTGGATAAGAATAATCTTGGTCTAAAAGACTACTTCAACACCCACAACCCCTATGCCAAACAATCCATCCTTGCAAGGATGGTGGAAACCATAAGAAAAGGTTCATGGAACCCTTCATCACAAGTGAAAACTGCTCTCATCAATGAATTCATTGAGAGTGTGAATGAATATGGTGTAACTTGCTGCCATCACACTTGTGGAAATTTGGTATTGAACCAGATGATGGTTACAGGTTCAACTTTGAGCGCAGAACAGCTTCAGCAGTATGCTGCAGCTTTTGCAAGTGTAACTGGTCAGAGTTTGAAACTGGGAACACCTGGATCCACACCCCAATCTAGTGCCTCACAGGCAACTGGAGGGGTCTCATCTTCAGTTGGTGCTTCATCAAGTATTGAAGCTGCTACTGAGAGTGGATCTACTACTTCATCTGCATCAGAACCAGTATCAGATTCAGCTGGTTCTGAAGGGTCTTCCAAGTCCTATGAAGTATCAGAAGCAAATCAACAGTCTTCAGGTCAGTCCAGCATGCCTGTAGTAGCCATTGTTGGAGTGATAATATTAGTAGGTCTGGTAGGTGTTGGATACTTCCGAAGCAGTATCCTGAGATTCTTCAAAAAATAAATTTAATTCCCCCCTTTTCTTTTTTTTAGGGATGTTTTATTCTTCTAAATTATTATCACAAAATATTTATATTCAAGTTTATTTTAAATAATCTAAATAACACTTGAATGTATTGTTTAAGAGGTGATAATAAACTACAAAAAATAAATTAATATTTATATGGCAATTATTATTCTATTTTAAGTTCCTTTAACTATTTTAAGGTAAAAATAAAATGGTTTTAATTAAAATTAGGTAAGAAATTGCACTTGAGCTCGATATCTTATTACTTCTTGCAAGAAAACTGAAGATATTGTAATAAATCAACAGGTTGTATTATCTATCACTGGGATTTTTACTAAAAAGTAATAATACTTAATAAATCGAAAATATTATAAGCTATTTAATCAAAGTTTAGTTTGGCTAACCGTGATGGTGGGTGATTAACATGATGGAACTACTATGGAAACTGGGAATACTCTCAGTAGTAATGGTTTTCGGTATAAAAATTGGACTGGCAATGGGATTCGCAGGTCTTTCAAAGAAAGTGGCGGCAGCAATAATTTTAGGTTATGGAGGCGGCATCCTGCTACTTACATTCATTGCAAGTCCTTTTGTTGAGCAACTCCAGGGATTTGTTTATGGTTACAGTTCTATTTTAGGAATTGCAATGGGTGCAATAATCTTATACGCAGGATTCCACACCCTTAAAGAATGGAAAATTAACCAAAATAATAGTATCTCGAAAACATGTATGGCTATGATTGCACCCTGTCCTTGCTGTTTTGGAGCAGCAGTTGCAGCGATCATTATCGCCGCGCCCTATGTAGGTGCTTCTGCCTTTGCTATTGGGGAATATGCTGCTGTTTTTCTCATAGTTGTCATGGGGATATGTTATCTAACATCAGGATTGATTGGACGCGCATTAAACAAGCCTTATCCCGTTTTGTTGGGCAATTTTATGATGTTTGCAGGATTTTACTTTTTAATATCAGCCATAGTAATCCCTAATATTAGCACGGTTTTAAGCGAGGAAATGAGTCCTATAGACATTCCAGATATTTGGACTTTTGTTTATGCAATTATAACTGTGATTGTACTAGCAGTGGCAGGTTATTACATATCCCGTAATAGAAGCCCCTTTTTGAAACAATCATCAAAGACCAGTGAAAAGTAGTAATAATACCAATTAGATAAAAAAATTTAAAAATAACGATCTAAACTCATTAAACTGAGTTTGAACCAAAATAATTCAAGAAAATTAACAAGTGATAGTTATGGTAGCGGTTCCAGGCAGTGAAATGTTAAGTTCAATTTTGCATGTTATATCACAAAGCCTCCTTATACCAGTTATTGTGGGGCTTTTGGCCTTTATGATTTATGCCATTATAAGTTTCGGTGGCTTAATATCTGAATATACAGGTAGAATAAGGATAAGTACAGACACAATGGAAAAGATCATCAGTGATTTTGCTAAAAAAGGCACGCCTGATGGAATTAAAGAAGTAATGGAAGCCAGTGATCTTCCTTCTACTTACAAAAACATAGTCATTAAAATTGCATCACACCCTGAATTGGGTAGTAAATCACGGGAAGCCCTCGCCCGCAAACTCATTGAAAAGGAAGAAGGCATAGCAGCCAAAAGTCTAGAAAAAACGGATATGGTGACTCGATTAGGTCCCACAGTAGGTTTGATGGGTACATTAATTCCTATGGGTCCTGGTTTAGCAGCATTAGGTTCTGGAGACATTAATACCCTTGCCAATGCAATTATAATAGCTTTTGACACAACAGTTGTTGGTTTAGCTGCGGGAGCAATAGCTTATGTGATATCTAAAGTTAGAAGAAGGTGGTATGAAGAATATCTCTCTAATTTGGATGCCCTCTGCGAAGCTGCACTGGAGGTGATGGATCATGGTAAGGCGCAAGCGCCGTATGTTGGATGATCAGGGTGAAGATCCCACAGCAGGAACTTCTAACTTGGTGGATGCCATGTTGGTACTGTCAGTTGGATTCCTGATATTTCTGGTCATGTCATGGAACATGCAAAGCGTAGTTTTTGCCGATATGACTCAGGAAGAACGTGAACAGACCATGGAAGCCATGAAAGATGTGGCTGAGATCCAGCAGGGCAGTGAACTCAATGAAACACCTCAAACAGAGTCAGGATCAGGACAAGGATATGCTAAGAAGGGAACAGTGTATCAGGACCCTACAACTGGAAAACTGATAATGGTGGAGGGTTGACGTTTGGGTGGGTTTGGATCCCACCACAAATGTTTTTTTCTTATTATAGTTCTTATTATTCTAAACTAAATTATGTCAGAGCAACGGATAATACTTTTTAATCTCGTAATCAGTCACTTGTCGGTTGAATTCATCACATTCTGCTTTTTTAAGGGTTATAAACCTTTCAAATGAGTGTGGCCCCAACGTTTCCATCATTAATTCTGATTCTTCAGAATATTTGATAGCTTCCTGTAAAGTGGAGGGTAAAGTTAAAATTCCTTTCATAACTCGTTCTTCTTCACTTAAACCGTACAAGTTCAGTTCCATGGGATCTGGCACTTCACATTTTTCTTTGATTCCACTCAATCCTGCCATTAGCATAACTGCCAGCTGCAGGTATGGGTTGCCTGAAGGGTCAGGGCAGCGTACTTCAATGCGAGTGGCTTCTTCTCGGCCTGGTTGATAATGGGGAACTCTCACCAGGGCTGAACGGTTACTGCGTGACCAGGCAATATATACCGGAGCTTCATATCCAGGTATCAGTCGTTTATAAGAGTTAATCCAGGGGTTAAGAATGGATGTTATTTCTTTTGAATATTTAAGAATTCCTCCCAGGTAAGCACGGGCATGTTCAGAAAGATTGTAAGGGTCATCACAGTCAAAGAAAACATTCTTATCTTTCTTAAAAAGGGATTGGTGGGTGTGCATCCCAGAGCCGTACTCATTGTTTAAGGGTTTTGGCATGAAAGTGGCGTAAACTCCGTGCATGGTGGCAATTTCCTTAACAGTCAGTCGGTATGTGACCATATTATCAGCCATCTTCAATGCATCATCGTAGCGCATGTCAATTTCATGCTGGGAAACTGCGGCTTCATGATGTGAATATTCCACTTTTATCCCAATCTTCTTAAGAGCCAGTACGGTATCTCTTCTCAGGTTTGAAGCAAGATCTCGTGGTGTTAGGTCAAAATAGCCACCATTATCCAGTGGAATGGCTTTTTGGTGTGATTTGAAATAAAAATATTCAAGTTCTGGCCCAACATAAAAATGGTCAAAACCCATGTTGGTCATTTTTTTAATGGCTCTTTTTAAAACATAGCGGGGATCCCCTTCATAGGGTTGGCCATTGGGTCGTAATATGTCGCAAATCATTCTGGCCACGGATTTTTCCTGAGGTCTCCAGGGTAAAAGTGTGAATGTCTCTGGATCAGGCATTGCAATCATATCCGATTCTTCAATGTCCTGAAAACCAGTGATACTGGATCCATCAAAACCCATCCCGCGGTCTAATGCGTTTTCAAGTTCTTCATTGGTAATTGCGAAGCTTTTCAAAATACCGTTAAGGTCAGTGAACCATAAACGGATGAATTCAACATCTTTATCATGGACCTGTTCTACTATCTCATCTTTAGCTGACATATTAGTCCCTCTCTATTTTTAAAACGCCTATATAATAATTAAGTTATTTTACATATTAATATAGGATTATAAGATTATTTATTTTAATTAACATTTAATAGTCTATTTGCATCATTATGTTTTTAGCTTTTTCATTCAAAAATGATCATTTATTTAATGTGATAATATGTTTTGATAGAGAAAAAAAGAACAGGTAATTTTAAGAAAATATCAGATGATTAATGTAATCATAGTAACTGAAATTAATGTGATTTAATAGATCAAGGAATAGTTGCTTTAGTAAATAATGATTTATAATATAACGTTTATCCATGGTGGTTTTATGATAATACCAGTTTTAGACATAAAAGATGGATTAGCTGTTTCCGGGAAATCTGGAAATAGGGAAGAATACCAACCATTAAAAACTGTTTTCCATTCTTCTTCGGATCCTTTGAAAATTTCCAAATCCCTGAAAAAAGCAGGTGCATCGAAGGTATACGTCGCTGATCTGGATGCCATTGAAGGCATAGGATCAAACCGGGATATGGTTGGGGAAATTAATCGGTTCCTTCCGGTAATGCTGGACTGTGGAGCCAGTGATCTGGATTCAGTTTCTGAAGCTCTTCAAGTAGCCAATAATGTGATAGTGGCCACAGAAACCTTAAAAAATCTTGCAGATCTTGATGAAATCTTTTTTAAGGTTAACAGAGAGCAAGTTACCATAAGCATTGATGTTTTGAATAATAAAATCCTCAGTAAACACCTTGAACTTGATTTTAAAATACTGAAGGATTGTTTAGAAAAATTAAAACCATCAATGGTGATCATTTTAGATATTTCCAATGTGGGAACAGAATCTGGAATCAACTGGCAGTTAATGGATTATTTTAACGGACTGGAAAGTTCCCTTATTTTAGGAGGGGGCATCACCAGGGAGGACCTGCCAAAATTATCCATGTATGGTGTGGATAATGTGTTGGTTGGCACCGCACTTCATCAGGGGAAGATAGAACCTAATTTTTGAATTTCTTGAAAAACCTCTCCTTTTTGGGGTATAATGTTAAATTAAAGTTTGTAACCTGTAACCTGGCATTCAAGTTACAAAAACACTCTTTTTTGGAGTATAGTGTTAAATTAAAGTGTAATGTTAAAATATGCTAAAATTGAGTGTCCGACTTTGTTTAATTTTTGATTTGTAAAGTCTAATCCTCAACCTTATTAATCAATCTAACCCAAGTTATGTTATGTCTAAATTTTTGATTCTGGGACCAGTAACTCATGACACCATCATGAAAAGTGGTTCAACATGTCATGGGATAGGAGGGCCTGTTTATTACCAATCAAATGTATTATCTACCCTTAAATCGGACGTTACGGCTGTTATAACACTTGGAAGGGATGGTAATGATTTAATTGATTATTTTCCTCCAGATATGGAGTTAGTAACAATCTGGAAGGATGAAACCATGGAATTTGAAAACTTTTACCCGGATTCGAATCCCAATCACCGGGTTCAAAGAGCGCATATACCTTTAAATTCCATTAAAGTTTCCCATATCTCCAATATAGATATGGATGCATTTGACGCTGCGCTGGTTTCACCCCTTTCACCCGGGGATATTCCCTCCCAAACATTAAAATACATTTCTCAACAGGGATTACCAGTGTATTTAGGAGTTCAAGGTTATCTCCGTCATCTTGAAGGACATAAAGTTATTCTAAAGCCCTGGAAAAA
The Methanobacterium petrolearium genome window above contains:
- a CDS encoding glutamine synthetase family protein — its product is MSAKDEIVEQVHDKDVEFIRLWFTDLNGILKSFAITNEELENALDRGMGFDGSSITGFQDIEESDMIAMPDPETFTLLPWRPQEKSVARMICDILRPNGQPYEGDPRYVLKRAIKKMTNMGFDHFYVGPELEYFYFKSHQKAIPLDNGGYFDLTPRDLASNLRRDTVLALKKIGIKVEYSHHEAAVSQHEIDMRYDDALKMADNMVTYRLTVKEIATMHGVYATFMPKPLNNEYGSGMHTHQSLFKKDKNVFFDCDDPYNLSEHARAYLGGILKYSKEITSILNPWINSYKRLIPGYEAPVYIAWSRSNRSALVRVPHYQPGREEATRIEVRCPDPSGNPYLQLAVMLMAGLSGIKEKCEVPDPMELNLYGLSEEERVMKGILTLPSTLQEAIKYSEESELMMETLGPHSFERFITLKKAECDEFNRQVTDYEIKKYYPLL
- a CDS encoding MotA/TolQ/ExbB proton channel family protein, which codes for MVAVPGSEMLSSILHVISQSLLIPVIVGLLAFMIYAIISFGGLISEYTGRIRISTDTMEKIISDFAKKGTPDGIKEVMEASDLPSTYKNIVIKIASHPELGSKSREALARKLIEKEEGIAAKSLEKTDMVTRLGPTVGLMGTLIPMGPGLAALGSGDINTLANAIIIAFDTTVVGLAAGAIAYVISKVRRRWYEEYLSNLDALCEAALEVMDHGKAQAPYVG
- a CDS encoding DUF2149 domain-containing protein produces the protein MVRRKRRMLDDQGEDPTAGTSNLVDAMLVLSVGFLIFLVMSWNMQSVVFADMTQEEREQTMEAMKDVAEIQQGSELNETPQTESGSGQGYAKKGTVYQDPTTGKLIMVEG
- a CDS encoding cobaltochelatase subunit CobN: MITVNNLSTDPEISSKVNVTAYPGRSVDNLTYDSYDLSNHDVIVLEALIASVVDTVTPTVLEARNNGAYVIAIGNSTAAYNLHNVDLQDPQYSNISEYFQYPSSANFKQLLLLLGVKFCNCTADVQPPVSRPLYGIYHPDATEIYSNLTDYLNWYSTTSQYNPSNPTVGIVTGSKYTDMSRDSPLIDALIRSFESKNVNVVAATYTSTNPNIGFFMKDGVSFVDALVVIARGATLNSKNQSAGIEDLKKLNVPVINGIRLFTSTVTAWEESPYGVPTNELCYVTYAETDGIIEPIVISGKEINPETGLQYNKPIDYQIAWLTERTISWMNLHRMDNWEKKIVITYYSEGGGKANVGADIDYYLDTPASLAKLLAALKERGYNVGTDPLPDTTELANLMTQVGSNIGTWAPGELENRVQSGNVILIPETLYLQWFSELAADKQAEMIEQWGLAPGELMVYENETGKYIVIPKIQYGNILLVPEPVWGWLQDNSTLYNTGTLPPTHDCLAFYFWMNRVYGADAIFSIFSIVELMPGKQVGLSAHDWGAILLQDMPIIHVLPMDATGQFDRRRANMLIVDFLTPIIVPSGLYGELADLDQDINLYNSATDSALKSGYKDDIIEKCENLGLDQDLNVNLDSIANDTSLFESFLGSLKSYLQQLKTTYMPYGSHTLGETPNATNPLNGTALVAMIEAMLGDDFKGEVALINPTEGLTTQLLSEVLINNLTPEAAQNLVLGTVSSDVTTYLNLALDYASRIADCSCEITGILDALEGKYIPPGPNGDPVRNPDALPTGRDLHTFDSRIIPTKQAQDDAKVLVDQLLADQLQKNGSYPQKVAFVLWSVETSRHQGIMESEIFYLLGVKPVRDSRGRVKDVELIDSAELGRPRIDVVITVSGLYRDMYSNVVQLLDKAIRLAAQANDTEYSNYVKEHSEAIYQSLLSEGYSEDEAQSLSMSRIFCEPPGAYSPGIQEVIPASETWNSTDEVADFYLERMSYVYGNDMWGEHSSSLFQKVLNGVEVCEFSRSSNVYGVLDHPMVAAYFGGMGMAIERVSGTYPEMYINNLRESGDYKVQTLSQFFYQDLRTRYLNPKWITGMMEHGQDGTRYMDTFVEDVWMWQTTTPGLVTEDTWDSIYETYILDKNNLGLKDYFNTHNPYAKQSILARMVETIRKGSWNPSSQVKTALINEFIESVNEYGVTCCHHTCGNLVLNQMMVTGSTLSAEQLQQYAAAFASVTGQSLKLGTPGSTPQSSASQATGGVSSSVGASSSIEAATESGSTTSSASEPVSDSAGSEGSSKSYEVSEANQQSSGQSSMPVVAIVGVIILVGLVGVGYFRSSILRFFKK
- a CDS encoding DUF2162 domain-containing protein, which translates into the protein MMELLWKLGILSVVMVFGIKIGLAMGFAGLSKKVAAAIILGYGGGILLLTFIASPFVEQLQGFVYGYSSILGIAMGAIILYAGFHTLKEWKINQNNSISKTCMAMIAPCPCCFGAAVAAIIIAAPYVGASAFAIGEYAAVFLIVVMGICYLTSGLIGRALNKPYPVLLGNFMMFAGFYFLISAIVIPNISTVLSEEMSPIDIPDIWTFVYAIITVIVLAVAGYYISRNRSPFLKQSSKTSEK